GAAGAGCCATGCACTAGGTCGCTCAGAAACATCTCTGTCCTTGCACAAACCTGGCTCAGTGCCTTTCCCCCAGGCCAGCCGAGGAGAACCTAGTCCAAATAGTTTCCCTGTGGTGTGGTGGAAGCTTACACTTATCCCGAGATGTGactccccttcctcctttttcctcacCGTTGTCCTTTGCCTTGGGCCTCGGGGTGAGCTGCGATGGCAAAGCCCCAGTGACCCGATCCTCTTCCAGCACAgagatgcagcccaggcaggCTTCTTCCATGCAGTGTGCCCTCTGGGATGGGAGGGAAGGAATATTGCTCCTGCCAACACCTGAAGCAGACTGGGCTGCTCTTCCCTGGGGGTTTGGTGTCCCACCTCTGGCTCATCAGCCTTGTAGGCTGCTCAGGGGAGGCCCTGCCCCTGTCCGGTGGTGCTCCTGATTTTGGTTGCTGTGCACAAGGCCCCAAGATAGTCCGAGTAGATTGTTAGACGAGTTGTTCTTGCCGAGGAGTCCTCCTCGGTTCACATTCTCCAGTTGCACTGAAGTCTCCTGTTCAAAAGGGATGTGGGGTTTGTGGTAGGAGACCCGAACGGTTACCCACAAAACTGGTAGGGCTGGGGAGCCCTAGAGaaaggggagcaggggaggtTTGGGTGGTTTCCatgttttccagtttaaaaGAATTGAACCTTGTACCCTGTGgccacctcctgcctgcaggtgaAGCATCGGCTTAAGCAGCAGCTGGATGCTGAGCCCTGGGTCCGAtgcagcccaggtgcaggaggGCCTTGCTTCCGAGCGCTCCCTCCTGCAGAGAAATTgttggtttctcttttttttttttattattattattttttcctggacaCGTAGAGTGAAGTCTGATATCTTGTCAAGAGCAGGCCCTCAGCCCCTTCTGCTATGCAACTGCTGCTCCGGAGGCACGGGGCCTGCCCGCTCCAGGCCTCCTCCAAGTTTCAGAGCGGAAGGGTTTTTTCCCCATCACCCTCCTCCCTCTGGGAGcggtgtgtgtgtgcgtgcaccGACGGTctgctcccacctcctcctcctcacagccCCTCCAAAGAGCCTGGCCCGCGTGCCTTCTGCACTTTCCAGGGGGGGGACACAGACCCCGACTTGCCAGTCCCATCACTATTTCTCCTAACTGGGTTCTTTCCTACTTGCACATCTGGTTACTGTGGGACCACAGgctgggggagggtggggggcagccccccgccACCCAGCAACCCCCCAGGCTCGTCCCTGTGCCTCTCCTCCTGTGGAAAGCCTGGGCCCCAAAAgtgctttatgtttttataGTTACTTTGTATGGATATGTAAAATAGCAAAATTCTGGTCCTTGCCCTGTGGAGTGTGGCTGGAGTCGTCTGTATATAATAAAGTACTTTTGCCATAACGGGGGTGGCTTTGGCGTATTTCTCCCTCCCCTGGGTGAATTTTGGGGTGCTCTTATGGAACTGGGGCAGCCCTGTGGGGCTGGCACCTCCAGGCTGCCTCAGCTCACAGGGAGCTGCCCTGAGACACAACCCATGAGCTCCCAGCCCAGACagagctgggcactgctggccaGGGGCTGTCTGGCCAAAATCAAACACTTCCAGCTGTGAACCCCCCCATACAGGTAACCCCCCAGCTGTACAACCACCAGAGAAGATGCAATCCAACACAGGTTTTATTTAACAGAGCGAGCCATGCTGCAAAGGGGTGATGctcacctccctgccctgctgcggTGCGTGGAGTGTGGCACAGGAATCTCTTCCAGAGCCTCCCTGCTGTGGAGGTCACCTCAACAGGCACCCCCGtccccatcctgcagccagTGCCCCCTTTCTGAGTGCCCTGGGACGGCTccagggccagcagggctggtggctcGGGAGGAACGGTGTCCCTGCTGTGACTGCTAAGGCACAACGTGATTTACCTCAAAGGCTTTGATTTGCTCTCGGGCTCTAAAAAACCCTCCGTGATTCTGTTCCCATTCCAGAGAAGAATTAAGGATTAGTCCTGACAGTAGTGTAGGTGCTGAAGGATCCAGTTTTCCCCACAAAATGAGTCCATTATTCATTCCAGTGCAGAGGGATGTGGCGTTCCCCGCAGGTGGGCTCGGTGTGTGCTGGCTGCCATCAGAGTGCTGTGGGCTTGAACTGGTGGGCAGTGAGGAGCACAGGGCCGTGCTGGACGGGCTCTAGGACTTTTCTCCTTTGTTGGGCAGATTAAGTCATTACTGGCAGACCCCTTACCGAAGCAGGCCCTTCTGGTGCAGATTCTTCCATCCCGATGCAGCAGCGCTGGGGCAGAGGCAGTGAGTGGTCGAAAGACAGCAGAAAACTCAGGTGCAGCTTCTATTCTAGGGGCCCAAGCTGGGTTTGTGCGGCCAACCCAAAGCCAAGCGAGCATCCTGGAGAGCAAGGACGGGCATCTACTCCTCCTTGGCccacacagagctgctggccTGCTCCTCCAGGTGGGGGATCACGGCCTCGGTGTAGAACTTCTCCAGCTTGGGCACCGTCTGCCCCCAGAACTCGTCGTCGAACTCGACGGGGGCCACGGCCGTCTCCTTCTTGGTGTGCACCACGAAGTCGGCCTTCCGCATGCCGGCGGCCGCCATCTGGCACTGCACCTGGGTGAAGTAGTCGTGGTCCCGCTTCAGCGCGTAGGAGTCGCCGTCCACCCGCAGGCAGAAGTCCCGGTCCTTGCAGGCCTCCCTCACCGTCCTGTTGCGGTGCTTGTAGGGGCACttcacctccagcagccccagcggCTTCCCCGTGTCCGCCTCGGTGACGACGCCGTCGGGGCTGGCGGCGATCCACGTCTTCTCCTTGTGGATGAAGAGGCCGCAGTCCTCCACCCGCACCGGCCGGCCCACCTCCTGCGACTTGAGCTGCTCGTAGGCCCGCACGGCCGCCTTCTCGTTGCGGATGCCCCACGACATGGCCGGCGTCTGCGCCGTGGGGCCGGGGCTCACCACCGCCTTCAGATACGACCGCGGCACCTCGTCCGTCCGCCCGTTGGCGAACTTGCTGCCGGCGATGCGGGGCGCCACCGAGGCCGTGATGCGGTTCTCCCTCCACTCGTACCACTTGGGGTTGTTGCGTTGGCCCCGCGTCTCCTTCTCCACCCGGGGGATGTCCTGGCTGTCCAGGGGGGCCAGGAACCGGGACGAAGCCTTGCCGGGGCACGGCTCAGCCTTCGCTTGGCCTTCAGCTCCTTTGGCTGCCGTCGTCTTCCTTGTGCTGGCGGATGAGCCCCCGCCGGCCGCTCCACGCTGCTCCCCGGCATTGCCTCGTGCCCCACGGGACGCCGCCGCCGTGGATTTTGGCTGGGACGAGCTGGGCTTCGCCTCCTGGCTCCGTCCGGCCACCGGCATGCTCCTGGAGGCACGGGCGGCCGAGGCGgacggcggcggggcggcgggggacGTTTTGGGGGCCGCCGCCGGCCGAGGGGACGCGGTGCTGCCAGCATCCTTCCTGGGCCGCCCCATGGCTGGGCTTCAGCGGGCTTCTcgctgggggaggggggacagaaaaagggaaaattcagGGCAGATCGGGGCCGagttccctttttccttcttcctgcttGGGACAAGCCTGGGCTCGCCTCGCCCGATCGGGGCTGCGGCAGCAAGGGGGGAACGGGGGCGGCTGCTCCGGGAACTGGGAGGCACCGGGGTGACCCCCCCGGTACTGGGCTGCTCCACCCCGGTACCGACCCCCCCGGTACCgacacccccagccccggtcCTGCCGGGTTCTGCCCGCTAGAGGGAAGCAGCCTCCCGGgcggggctggggtgggggcgCCGTATGGAAACCGGGAGCCCCTCGGACCCCCCAGGACCGacatccccgtccccatccccacccccgGTCCCCATCCCGGTTCCCGAtcccccatccctgggggtttGCTGCGGCTCTGCCCTCtcccccccacgccccccctGCTTCCCAAAACCCCCCGATaaccctccctttccccccccggtgcccccccggtaCCTTCCCCCCGGTACCCCCGGTACCCCCGGTACCCCCGTCCCAAGCCGGCACCGAGGACCGGGCTCTCCCCCTGCGGGCCCCTCCCGTGCTGCCGAGTTCCGCTTCCCGGAGTGCGGCCGCCCCCAGCCGCCCGTGCCCGaccctgcgcccccccccggTGTCCTCCGGGAACCCccgcctggggctggggctggatcAGCCCCGATCCGGCCCTGCGAGCCCCCCAggggggggggtctgggctCATCCCGGGGGCTACCGGGGTCCCTGTACCCCTCGGGGGTGTGCTGAGCACGGCCAGCATCTCCTCGGCTTTTGGGTGGTTCGTCGGGTGGCCCTAAATTTGTAGGGTTTTGCAGTGATTTAGGAGCACCTGGAGGAGCTTCAGGGCGATAACGCAGCCCATTAAGCCCACCACGAGCTACGGGGAGATTTGGGGAGTGCCACCCAGGCCGGGGCTCTGCCTTGGTTTGCTTTCCGTGggatgctggcagcaggacTGGGGTCTGTGGGTGCCCAGCGGGGCTGCTGGGCCCACCCCGCCACACACTTGTAGGGTTTAACGCCCAGCTCGGCTGCACCGAGCTctctcagctctgcttccagcctCGCAGCGAGGGCTGCTCCCTGGCTGCAGCGGCGGAGCAGTGACTGTGCAGAACAGGCAGCGCACGGCTCTTGTCTCACGCTGCTGCGAGCACGGGGATGGAGGCAGCCGGCCTCTCCCCGGGGCTGCCAGCCGGTTCGGGAGGCACCGCTGCATCCCCGACCCCGGGCACGGCTGCATTTACCCACCCACTGTGGGGTAACGCTGGGGGCTGCCGACAGCATCAGCTGCACCCGAGCCCCGCGTCGCCCCAGCTGGTGGCACCAACCCAGCGCTCGCGTTTGGAAGCTTTTCTTAGCGTCGCTTTGGCCTAGAAACAATATCTCCgagaaaaatcaaagcttgcatgttgttgttttttttttgctggtgctGGAGCGGTCGCGGTGCTCGCAGTGGGAGCGGGAGCCTTGTGCGCGCTGCAGGGCGCGTTGTGCCTTGGTGGCTTGCTGGGATGGCACCTGGCTTGGGGAAATGTGTGGT
The DNA window shown above is from Aythya fuligula isolate bAytFul2 chromosome 9, bAytFul2.pri, whole genome shotgun sequence and carries:
- the LOC116492745 gene encoding prophage side tail fiber protein homolog StfR-like — protein: MGRPRKDAGSTASPRPAAAPKTSPAAPPPSASAARASRSMPVAGRSQEAKPSSSQPKSTAAASRGARGNAGEQRGAAGGGSSASTRKTTAAKGAEGQAKAEPCPGKASSRFLAPLDSQDIPRVEKETRGQRNNPKWYEWRENRITASVAPRIAGSKFANGRTDEVPRSYLKAVVSPGPTAQTPAMSWGIRNEKAAVRAYEQLKSQEVGRPVRVEDCGLFIHKEKTWIAASPDGVVTEADTGKPLGLLEVKCPYKHRNRTVREACKDRDFCLRVDGDSYALKRDHDYFTQVQCQMAAAGMRKADFVVHTKKETAVAPVEFDDEFWGQTVPKLEKFYTEAVIPHLEEQASSSVWAKEE